Below is a window of Bacillaceae bacterium S4-13-56 DNA.
TTATTCATACAGATAGGTAAGGGTTTGAAGTTATCTCTCCCTTTTCCCCCTGTTCACACCGTACATGCGACTTTCACCGCATACGGCGTTCCAACTAATCCAATTCATTCAATTCTATGTATTATTAGATTCGACTTTGCTTTCTTCCGAAATCAAATTACTTGATTATGACATTGTAATCGAAGCTCATTCAGTTTTCCTAATTGCTTTTTTGAGAGATTTAAGTTTTTTATTAATGCTTTAATCTTATCATTGTCTTTCATGTGTACTAGTCTATGGACTGATTCATGCAGTATAACTAGATTAGAGAATGAATCATCTTTTGAAAGATGATAAGGATTTTTATGGTGGCAATGCCAATCATTTAGACCTAGTTCTATTCCAGAAATGGCACACTTACCATACTGAGCGATAAATTTACTTATTCGATTGTCGTTATATTCAATTGTTCGATTAGGAATAAAACTTTTCATGCTGTAAGATAAGACATCTTTACTTATGGCTTTTAGCCCTTTGTGTATCTTTTCTCTACCTTCGGTCGTGTAATTGCACGTATCCTGGGAAAAGCATAAATTCGTTTTATATTTTTGGGCATGGATGGGTACAAAAACCATGTTTTGTATCTTATACAGTTTGCAATTGTATCCTTTATACCTCTTTTGTAATGTCTTAGTCATTTCATGAAATTCTGCGTCT
It encodes the following:
- a CDS encoding HNH endonuclease signature motif containing protein produces the protein DAEFHEMTKTLQKRYKGYNCKLYKIQNMVFVPIHAQKYKTNLCFSQDTCNYTTEGREKIHKGLKAISKDVLSYSMKSFIPNRTIEYNDNRISKFIAQYGKCAISGIELGLNDWHCHHKNPYHLSKDDSFSNLVILHESVHRLVHMKDNDKIKALIKNLNLSKKQLGKLNELRLQCHNQVI